One part of the Sander vitreus isolate 19-12246 chromosome 10, sanVit1, whole genome shotgun sequence genome encodes these proteins:
- the nxt2 gene encoding NTF2-related export protein 2 isoform X2, which produces MANTLNLTRLYLDKATLVWNGNVVSGQHALGEFFESLPSSEFQVQTLDCQPVHEQATQGQTTLLVVTGGTVKFEGNKQRFFNQNFLLTAQATPNNDQPVWKIASDCFRFQDWNS; this is translated from the exons ATGGCAAACACGCTG AACTTGACCCGGCTCTACCTGGACAAAGCTACTTTGGTGTGGAATGGGAATGTGGTGTCAGGACAGCATGCTCTGGGCGAGTTTTTTGAGTCGTTGCCTTCGAGCGAGTTCCAAGTTCAAACACTGGATTGTCAGCCAGTTCACG AGCAAGCAACCCAAGGCCAGACTACACTGCTCGTGGTGACGGGTGGGACAGTCAAGTTTGAGGGGAACAAACAGCGTTTCTTCAACCAGAACTTTCTTCTGACCGCTCAGGCTACACCCAACAACGACCAGCCTGTTTGGAAGATTGCTAGTGACTGTTTCCGATTTCAAGACTGGAATAGCTGA
- the acsl4a gene encoding long-chain-fatty-acid--CoA ligase 4, producing the protein MGLQSDYSLQSILLFPIHLLVWLYSTLSFVPWYYITGAGERKALSKRIKARSTSGHAEGPYRSVDHFDSLATEDIPGKDTLDKLFKHAVQRFGQADCLGTRDILSRENEIQPSGKVFKKLILGEYRWLSYNEVDTAVSEFGSGLAALGQQPKSTIAIFCETRAEWMITAQACFRRNFPLVTFYATLGEDAIAYGLNETGVTHLVTSGELLETKLKNVLPQIPKLKHVIYVDQRKINTEGYPAGLSIHSMQAIREMGALPENMERAIVKPQPSDLAVVMYTSGSTGRPKGVMIVHSNITAGMTGQCQRIPGLGPNDTYIGYLPLAHVLEMTAEISCVTYGCRIGYSSPQTLSDQSTKIKKGSKGDCSVLQPTLMAAVPEILDRINKNVMSKVQEMSFIQKTLFTLGYKYKLEQIKRGYDAPLCNALLFQKVKKLLGGRVRMMLSGGAPLSSATQRFMNVCFCCPVGQGYGLTETCGAGTITEVMDNSTGRVGAPLFCCELRLRDWAEGGYTSKDKPNPRGEILIGGPNVTMGYYRNESNDQDFFVDEKGQRWFCTGDVGEIYPDGCLQIVDRKKDLVKLQAGEYVSLGKVESALKNCSIIDNICAYANSEQNYVISFVVPNQKRMTQLANRSGIVGEWEEICTHPDMEREVLNEIKKVAANNKLQQFEIPVKVHLSPEPWTPETGLVTDAFKLKRKELKNHYLHHIERMYGGK; encoded by the exons ATGGGTCTCCAGTCAGACTATTCCCTCCAATCTATCCTCTTATTTCCAATCCACCTTTTGGTATGGCTGTACTCCACCCTGTCCTTTGTTCCCTGGTACTACATCACTGGTGCCGGGGAAAGAAAAGCTCTGTCCAAGCGCATAAAGGCCCGTTCCACTTCAGGCCACGCAGAGGGACCATACCGCTCTGTCGACCACTTCGATTCCTTGGCCACGGAGGACATCCCGGGGAAGGACACACTGGATAAGCTGTTCAAGCATGCTGTGCAGCGCTTTGGGCAAGCAGATTGTCTCGGCACCAGAGATATATTGAGTAGAGAGAATGAGATTCAACCCAGCGGTAAAGTATTCAAAAAG CTGATCCTGGGGGAGTATAGATGGCTCTCCTACAATGAAGTGGACACTGCAGTCAGTGAGTTTGGCAGTGGACTGGCAGCTCTGGGGCAGCAGCCCAAAAGCACTATTGCAATCTTTTGTGAAACCAGAGCAGAGTGGATGATCACTGCCCAGGCATGCTTCAGGCGCAACTTCCCAT tGGTGACATTCTATGCCACGCTTGGAGAAGATGCTATTGCATATGGACTGAACGAGACTGGAGTTACACATCTAGTTACCAGTGGGGAACTGCTTGAGACTAAACTGAAA AATGTGCTTCCACAGATCCCAAAACTAAAGCACGTGATCTACGTCGACCAGAGGAAAATTAACACAGAAGGCTACCCAGCTGGACTCTCCATCCACAGCATGCAGGCCATACGAGAGATGGGCGCGCTGCCTGAGAATA tggAGAGGGCCATTGTGAAGCCCCAGCCCTCTGATCTGGCCGTGGTGATGTACACCAGCGGCTCCACAGGCAGACCCAAAGGAGTCATGATTGTCCACAGTAACATAACCGCAGGAATGACAGGCCAGTGTCAACGCATCCCTGGACTCGG GCCTAATGATACTTACATTGGCTATCTGCCCCTGGCTCATGTTCTTGAAATGACTGCTGAAATCTCCTGTGTCACATATGGCTGTCGGATCGGCTACTCTTCCCCCCAGACACTTTCAGACCAG TCCACTAAGATAAAGAAAGGAAGTAAAGGAGACTGCTCTGTGCTCCAGCCCACCCTGATGGCAGCTGTGCCA GAAATTCTGGATCGCATCAACAAGAATGTGATGAGCAAAGTGCAGGAAATGAGTTTCATTCAGAAGACGCTGTTTACACTGGGCTACAAATATAAACTGGAGCAGATCAAGAGGGGCTATGACGCACCGCTCTGCAATGC CCTGTTATTCCAGAAAGTGAAGAAACTTCTGGGAGGACGGGTGAGGATGATGTTGTCTGGAGGAGCCCCCCTGTCCTCGGCCACTCAGAGATTCatgaatgtgtgtttctgttgtccAGTGGGTCAGGGCTATGGCCTCACTGAAACCTGTGGAGCAGGCACCATCACAGAGG TTATGGACAACAGCACTGGTCGTGTTGGAGCTCCTCTTTTTTGCTGTGAGCTCAGACTCCGGGACTGGGCTGAAG GTGGCTACACCAGCAAAGACAAGCCAAACCCAAGAGGTGAGATCCTGATTGGCGGTCCCAATGTAACCATGGGTTACTACAGGAATGAAAGCAACGATCAGGACTTTTTTGTGGACGAAAAGGGTCAGAGATGGTTCTGCACCGGAGATGTAGGAGAGATTTACCCAGATGGCTGTCTACAAATAGTGG ACCGCAAGAAAGACTTGGTCAAACTGCAGGCTGGAGAGTATGTATCTCTTGGTAAGGTCGAGTCGGCACTGAAAAACTGCTCTATCATAGACAACATCTGCGCTTACGCAAACAG TGAACAGAACTACGTGATCAGCTTCGTGGTTCCCAACCAGAAAAGGATGACACAACTGGCCAATCGGAGCGGCATAGTGGGGGAATGGGAGGAGATCTGCACTCACCCCGACATGGAACGAGAGGTTCTGAATGAGATCAAGAAGGTTGCTGCTAACA ATAAACTCCAGCAATTTGAGATTCCAGTGAAGGTACATCTGAGTCCAGAGCCGTGGACCCCCGAGACAGGTCTGGTCACAGATGCGTTCAAGCTGAAGAGGAAAGAGCTGAAGAACCACTATCTCCATCACATAGAGAGAATGTATGGGGGCAAATAA
- the psmd10 gene encoding 26S proteasome non-ATPase regulatory subunit 10, with amino-acid sequence MEGSVSNVEVCNFAYTGQFEKLKQCILSDKTLACKTDQDCRSALHWACSAGHTNIVEFLLDLGVDVNLPDDALWTPLHIAASAGREDIVRSLISKAAQLNSVNQNGCTPLHYAASKDRYEIALLLLESGADPNVTDKYQSTPLHRASAKGNHRLVQLLLKHSASTNIQDSQGNTPLHLACDEERVEAAKVLVEHGASIYIENKEEKTPLQVAKGGLGNILRRIVEG; translated from the exons ATGGAAGGTTCTGTATCAAATGTCGAGGTCTGTAATTTTGCTTACACGGGACAGTTTGAGAAATTAAAACAGTGCATTCTGTCAGATAAAACACTCGCCTGCAAAACGGACCAG GACTGTAGAAGCGCCCTGCACTGGGCTTGTTCTGCTGGACACACCAACATAGTGGAGTTTCTGCTCGACCTGGGAGTTGACGTGAATCTGCCAGACGAT GCTTTGTGGACCCCTCTTCATATTGCAGCGTCTGCAGGCAGAGAAGACATAGTGAGATCTCTAATATCCAAAGCAGCTCAGCTAAATTCAGTTAATCAAAATGGATGCACCCCTCTGCACTATGCCGCCTCCAAAGACAGATATGAG ATTGCCCTGCTGTTGTTGGAAAGCGGCGCAGACCCCAATGTCACCGACAAGTATCAGTCCACTCCCCTTCACAGAGCGTCTGCCAAGGGCAACCACCGCCTCGTCCAGCTGCTTCTCAAACACAGTGCCTCAACCAACATCCAGGACTCACAGGGCAacacaccact CCATCTTGCGTGCGATGAGGAGCGTGTGGAAGCAGCCAAGGTGCTGGTGGAACATGGTGCCAGCATCTACATTGAGAACAAGGAGGAGAAGACCCCCCTCCAGGTAGCCAAGGGCGGTCTGGGCAACATCCTTCGTCGGATTGTGGAGGGATGA
- the nxt2 gene encoding NTF2-related export protein 2 isoform X1, translating to MANTLDFRTHADQSCRYSEEFVNIYYDCVDKKRRNLTRLYLDKATLVWNGNVVSGQHALGEFFESLPSSEFQVQTLDCQPVHEQATQGQTTLLVVTGGTVKFEGNKQRFFNQNFLLTAQATPNNDQPVWKIASDCFRFQDWNS from the exons ATGGCAAACACGCTG GATTTCAGGACCCATGCCGACCAGTCATGCAGATATTCAGAAGAATTTGTCAACATTTATTACGACTGCGTGGATAAAAAAAGGAGG AACTTGACCCGGCTCTACCTGGACAAAGCTACTTTGGTGTGGAATGGGAATGTGGTGTCAGGACAGCATGCTCTGGGCGAGTTTTTTGAGTCGTTGCCTTCGAGCGAGTTCCAAGTTCAAACACTGGATTGTCAGCCAGTTCACG AGCAAGCAACCCAAGGCCAGACTACACTGCTCGTGGTGACGGGTGGGACAGTCAAGTTTGAGGGGAACAAACAGCGTTTCTTCAACCAGAACTTTCTTCTGACCGCTCAGGCTACACCCAACAACGACCAGCCTGTTTGGAAGATTGCTAGTGACTGTTTCCGATTTCAAGACTGGAATAGCTGA